One window of the Quadrisphaera setariae genome contains the following:
- a CDS encoding ABC transporter permease, giving the protein MSTDAVPLSGRSAEAQGLGGVHDPSSPRGSRAGRGPRRPPAAGAAGARKRLSPWWGALLPLVLLGAWQLATSTGNYPASQLPSPAAVVRAAGDLWERGLLQQHIAISAQRVFVGFALGAATGLVVGSLVGLSRWADALLGSTIGALRAVPSLAWVPLLLLWIGLGEPPKLTLVAIGAFFPVFTTTASALRHVDAGLVEAGRAYGLRGISLLTQVQLPAAVPAVIAGLRLALAQSWLFLVAAELLASSIGLGYLLTESVNNGRTDRIFLAIITLAVLGKLSDAVVGLFERWALRRWA; this is encoded by the coding sequence GTGAGCACGGACGCAGTGCCGCTGAGCGGTCGCAGCGCTGAGGCGCAGGGCCTCGGCGGCGTGCACGACCCGTCGTCGCCGCGCGGCAGCCGCGCCGGCCGGGGTCCGCGCAGGCCCCCCGCGGCCGGGGCCGCCGGGGCCCGCAAGCGGCTCTCGCCGTGGTGGGGAGCGCTGCTGCCGCTGGTGCTCCTCGGCGCGTGGCAGCTGGCCACGAGCACGGGGAACTACCCGGCCTCGCAGCTGCCCTCCCCCGCCGCCGTGGTGCGCGCGGCGGGCGACCTCTGGGAGCGCGGGCTCCTGCAGCAGCACATCGCCATCTCCGCCCAGCGCGTCTTCGTGGGCTTCGCCCTCGGGGCCGCCACCGGGCTCGTGGTCGGCTCGCTGGTCGGCCTGTCGCGCTGGGCCGACGCCCTGCTCGGCTCGACGATCGGCGCCCTGCGCGCCGTCCCGTCGCTGGCGTGGGTGCCGCTGCTGCTGCTGTGGATCGGCCTGGGCGAGCCGCCCAAGCTGACGCTCGTGGCCATCGGCGCCTTCTTCCCGGTGTTCACCACCACCGCCTCGGCGCTGCGCCACGTCGACGCCGGGCTCGTGGAGGCCGGCCGCGCCTACGGCCTGCGCGGGATCTCGCTGCTCACCCAGGTGCAGCTCCCCGCCGCCGTGCCCGCGGTCATCGCCGGCCTGCGGCTCGCGCTGGCGCAGTCGTGGCTGTTCCTCGTGGCGGCGGAGCTGCTGGCCTCCTCGATCGGCCTGGGCTACCTGCTCACCGAGAGCGTCAACAACGGCCGCACCGACCGGATCTTCCTGGCGATCATCACGCTGGCGGTGCTGGGCAAGCTCAGCGACGCGGTCGTCGGGCTGTTCGAGCGCTGGGCGCTGCGGCGGTGGGCGTGA
- a CDS encoding O-acetylhomoserine aminocarboxypropyltransferase/cysteine synthase family protein, which yields MSQDTPGGAAVDPETAGQVSTEDASPQAVPGAVSPDPLAQRPSGERTWGFRTRSLHAGGTPDSATGARAVPIYQSTSFVFEDTADAANLFSLQKYGNIYSRLANPTVAAFEERIASLEGGIGAVATASGMSAEFITLAALAGAGDHVVASSQLYGGTVTLLDVTLRRFGVETTFVAGTDPADYAAAITDRTKAVYTEVVANPSGEVADLAGLAEVAHAAGVPLVVDATLTPPYLVRPIEHGADIVIHSATKFLGGHGTTLGGVVVESGRFDWGSGRFPQMTEPVPSYNGIRWWQNFGEYGFLTKLRSEQLRDTGPSLSAQSAFQLLQGVETLAPRMEEHLRNARGVAEWLDRDPRVAWVNWAGLPSHVHFERAKKYLPLGPSSVFSFGVEGDREAGRRFIESVQLASHLANVGDTRTLVIHPASTTHQQLSAEQLEAGGVKPELVRISVGLEDLDDILWDLDQALTAAVKEG from the coding sequence ATGAGCCAGGACACCCCCGGCGGCGCCGCCGTCGACCCGGAGACCGCCGGCCAGGTCAGCACCGAGGACGCCAGCCCGCAGGCCGTTCCCGGTGCGGTCTCCCCCGACCCGCTCGCCCAGCGGCCCAGCGGTGAGCGCACGTGGGGCTTCCGCACCCGGTCGCTTCACGCCGGCGGCACCCCCGACTCGGCGACCGGCGCCCGCGCCGTCCCGATCTACCAGTCGACGTCGTTCGTGTTCGAGGACACCGCCGACGCCGCCAACCTCTTCAGCCTGCAGAAGTACGGCAACATCTACAGCCGGCTGGCCAACCCCACGGTCGCGGCGTTCGAGGAGCGCATCGCCTCCCTCGAGGGCGGCATCGGCGCGGTGGCCACCGCCTCGGGCATGAGCGCGGAGTTCATCACCCTGGCCGCGCTCGCCGGAGCTGGTGACCACGTCGTCGCGAGCTCACAGCTGTACGGCGGCACGGTGACGCTGCTCGACGTGACGCTGCGCCGGTTCGGCGTCGAGACGACGTTCGTCGCCGGCACCGACCCCGCCGACTACGCCGCCGCCATCACCGACAGGACCAAGGCCGTCTACACCGAGGTGGTGGCCAACCCCTCCGGCGAGGTGGCCGACCTGGCCGGGCTGGCCGAGGTCGCTCACGCCGCGGGGGTGCCGCTGGTCGTCGACGCGACGCTCACCCCGCCCTACCTCGTCCGCCCGATCGAGCACGGCGCCGACATCGTCATCCACTCCGCCACCAAGTTCCTCGGCGGCCACGGCACCACCCTCGGCGGTGTGGTCGTCGAGAGCGGGCGCTTCGACTGGGGCAGCGGCCGCTTCCCGCAGATGACCGAGCCGGTGCCCAGCTACAACGGCATCCGCTGGTGGCAGAACTTCGGCGAGTACGGCTTCCTCACCAAGCTGCGCTCCGAGCAGCTGCGCGACACCGGCCCGTCGCTGTCCGCGCAGTCGGCGTTCCAGCTGCTGCAGGGCGTCGAGACCCTCGCCCCGCGGATGGAGGAGCACCTGCGCAACGCCCGCGGCGTGGCCGAGTGGCTCGACCGCGACCCCCGCGTCGCGTGGGTCAACTGGGCCGGGCTCCCCTCGCACGTGCACTTCGAGCGGGCGAAGAAGTACCTGCCGCTGGGGCCGAGCTCGGTGTTCTCCTTCGGCGTCGAGGGCGACCGCGAGGCCGGGCGCCGCTTCATCGAGTCGGTGCAGCTCGCGTCCCACCTGGCCAACGTGGGCGACACCCGCACCCTCGTCATCCACCCGGCGTCGACCACGCACCAGCAGCTGAGCGCCGAGCAGCTCGAGGCCGGCGGCGTGAAGCCGGAGCTGGTCCGCATCTCCGTCGGGCTGGAAGACCTCGACGACATCCTCTGGGACCTCGACCAGGCCCTGACCGCCGCCGTGAAGGAGGGCTGA
- a CDS encoding aliphatic sulfonate ABC transporter substrate-binding protein, which translates to MTSARLPSHPSRRSLLGLLALGPLGAAGLSACAQGEDASGAAPAAAGSGSSSAGQQARKLTLDFATYNPLSLVIKDQEWLETDLGGQGVTVEWVQSAGSNKANEFLRNGNIQIGSTAGAAALLARSNGSPIKVVDVFSQPNWSGVVVGKDSPITGVADLRGRRVAATTGTDPYFFLVQALGTAGLTTADITLENLQHADGRAALDAGNVDAWAGLDPIMAAAQAEGGAKIVYDNIAFNSYGVLNAREDFLAEHPDLAQAVVNAYEKARAWVPANLEAATALLAQVAGIDPQVAATTLGRTKLDISPVPGATQAAVLEEIGPLFVANGDVADQGTVDEALSTLFEPAYAQKADPS; encoded by the coding sequence GTGACCAGCGCCCGCCTGCCCAGCCACCCCTCCCGCCGCTCGCTGCTCGGCCTGCTCGCCCTCGGACCGCTCGGCGCTGCCGGGCTGTCCGCGTGCGCGCAGGGCGAGGACGCCTCCGGCGCCGCCCCGGCGGCCGCCGGCAGCGGTTCCAGCTCCGCCGGGCAGCAGGCGCGGAAGCTCACCCTCGACTTCGCCACCTACAACCCCCTCAGCCTGGTCATCAAGGACCAGGAGTGGCTCGAGACCGACCTCGGAGGCCAGGGCGTCACGGTGGAGTGGGTGCAGTCCGCGGGGTCCAACAAGGCGAACGAGTTCCTCCGCAACGGCAACATCCAGATCGGCTCCACCGCAGGCGCCGCCGCGCTGCTGGCCCGCTCCAACGGCTCGCCCATCAAGGTGGTCGACGTGTTCAGCCAGCCGAACTGGTCGGGCGTGGTGGTCGGGAAGGACTCCCCCATCACCGGCGTCGCCGACCTGCGCGGCAGGCGCGTGGCCGCCACCACCGGCACCGACCCGTACTTCTTCCTGGTCCAGGCCCTCGGCACCGCGGGGCTGACCACGGCGGACATCACCCTGGAGAACCTCCAGCACGCCGACGGCCGCGCCGCGCTGGACGCCGGCAACGTCGACGCCTGGGCCGGGCTCGACCCGATCATGGCGGCCGCCCAGGCCGAGGGGGGCGCGAAGATCGTCTACGACAACATCGCCTTCAACTCCTACGGCGTGCTCAACGCCCGCGAGGACTTCCTGGCCGAGCACCCCGACCTCGCGCAGGCCGTGGTCAACGCCTACGAGAAGGCCCGCGCGTGGGTTCCCGCCAACCTCGAGGCGGCCACCGCGCTGCTGGCGCAGGTCGCCGGCATCGACCCCCAGGTGGCCGCCACCACGCTCGGTCGCACCAAGCTCGACATCTCCCCCGTTCCGGGCGCCACCCAGGCCGCGGTGCTGGAGGAGATCGGCCCGCTGTTCGTGGCCAACGGCGACGTCGCCGACCAGGGCACCGTCGACGAGGCGCTCTCGACCCTCTTCGAGCCCGCCTACGCGCAGAAGGCCGACCCCTCGTGA
- the acs gene encoding acetate--CoA ligase yields the protein MSRPLTAPLSAQPSSATLTTLLAEERTFPAPEAVAQVANLDAAAAEAWRQRGVEDPEGFWAEQAAHLDWETPWNTVLQWSPPTFAEGADVTDPLAELSVPSARWFDGGTLNAAVNCLDRHVAAGHGDRVATHFEGERGDTRTITYADLLAEVSRAANALSALGVEPGDRVVLYLPVIPETLITVLACARIGAVHSLVFGGFSAEALRFRVADTTAKVVVATDGQFRRGRAVPVKAAVDEAVAGLDHVEHVLVVRRTGEEAFAGEPIPWTEGRDVWWHDVVDTADTAHEAVAFPAEHPLFIIYTSGSTGRPKGLLHTTGGYLTHARYAHWAHFDAHPETDVHWCTADLAWVTAHSFAIYGPLLNGVTQVMYEGVPDFPAPGRHFEIIEKYRATTYYTAPTLVRACMTWGDDVPARYDLSSLKLLGSVGEPINPEVWMWFRENVGGGTAPVVDTWWQSETGATVVAPLPGATTLKPGSATRPLPGLDAAVVDDTGAEVQPSQGGWLVVRRPWPGMARTVWGNPERYRDAYWRQFAVQGYYAAGDGARYDADRYLWLLGRLDDVVNVSGHRLSTTEVESALVAHPDVAEAGVVGVGDELTGQAVAAFVIPSRRSVLDDDDAHPALEAALRQQVATVIGPVAKPKHVVVVRDLPKTRSGKIMRRILGDLLEGRAPGDTTSLSDERAVDAVRDGIAARRARTTTSTAAR from the coding sequence ATGTCCCGCCCCCTCACCGCTCCTCTGTCAGCGCAGCCCTCGAGCGCCACCCTCACCACCCTGCTCGCCGAGGAGCGCACGTTCCCCGCTCCCGAGGCCGTCGCGCAGGTGGCCAACCTCGACGCCGCCGCGGCCGAGGCGTGGCGCCAGCGCGGCGTGGAGGACCCGGAGGGCTTCTGGGCGGAGCAGGCGGCGCACCTGGACTGGGAGACGCCGTGGAACACGGTGCTGCAGTGGTCTCCGCCGACCTTCGCCGAAGGGGCTGACGTCACCGACCCGCTGGCGGAGCTGTCCGTGCCGTCGGCGCGGTGGTTCGACGGCGGCACCCTCAACGCGGCGGTGAACTGCCTGGACCGGCACGTGGCAGCGGGCCACGGCGACCGGGTGGCCACGCACTTCGAGGGCGAGCGCGGGGACACCCGCACGATCACGTACGCCGACCTGCTCGCCGAGGTCAGCCGGGCCGCGAACGCGCTCTCGGCGCTCGGCGTGGAGCCGGGCGACCGCGTGGTGCTCTACCTGCCGGTCATCCCCGAGACGCTCATCACGGTGCTGGCGTGCGCGCGCATCGGCGCGGTGCACTCCCTCGTCTTCGGCGGCTTCTCGGCGGAGGCGCTGCGCTTCCGGGTGGCGGACACGACGGCGAAGGTGGTCGTCGCCACTGACGGGCAGTTCCGCCGCGGCAGGGCGGTCCCCGTGAAGGCCGCCGTCGACGAGGCGGTCGCCGGGCTCGACCACGTCGAGCACGTGCTCGTGGTGCGGCGCACCGGCGAGGAGGCCTTCGCCGGAGAGCCCATCCCGTGGACCGAGGGCCGTGACGTGTGGTGGCACGACGTCGTCGACACCGCGGACACCGCCCACGAGGCCGTGGCCTTCCCCGCGGAGCACCCGCTCTTCATCATCTACACGTCCGGCTCGACCGGTAGGCCGAAGGGCCTGCTGCACACCACCGGCGGCTACCTCACGCACGCGCGGTACGCGCACTGGGCGCACTTCGACGCCCACCCCGAGACCGACGTCCACTGGTGCACCGCCGACCTCGCCTGGGTGACGGCGCACTCCTTCGCCATCTACGGGCCGCTGCTCAACGGCGTCACGCAGGTCATGTACGAGGGCGTGCCCGACTTCCCCGCCCCGGGCCGGCACTTCGAGATCATCGAGAAGTACCGCGCGACGACGTACTACACCGCGCCGACGCTGGTCCGGGCCTGCATGACGTGGGGCGACGACGTGCCCGCCCGGTACGACCTGTCGAGCCTCAAGCTGCTCGGCAGCGTCGGGGAGCCCATCAACCCCGAGGTGTGGATGTGGTTCCGCGAGAACGTGGGCGGCGGCACCGCGCCCGTCGTCGACACGTGGTGGCAGTCCGAGACCGGCGCGACCGTCGTGGCGCCGCTGCCGGGCGCGACCACCCTCAAGCCGGGGTCGGCCACCCGCCCGCTCCCGGGCCTGGACGCCGCCGTCGTCGACGACACCGGCGCCGAGGTGCAGCCCAGCCAGGGCGGCTGGCTCGTGGTCCGCAGGCCGTGGCCGGGGATGGCCCGCACGGTGTGGGGGAACCCCGAACGCTACCGCGACGCCTACTGGCGCCAGTTCGCCGTGCAGGGCTACTACGCCGCCGGCGACGGCGCCCGCTACGACGCCGACCGCTACCTGTGGCTGCTCGGGCGCCTGGACGACGTCGTCAACGTCTCCGGGCACCGCCTGTCGACCACCGAGGTGGAGTCGGCGCTGGTGGCGCACCCCGACGTCGCTGAGGCCGGCGTGGTGGGCGTCGGCGACGAGCTGACCGGCCAGGCGGTGGCGGCCTTCGTCATCCCCTCTCGCCGGTCGGTGCTCGACGACGACGACGCGCACCCCGCGCTGGAGGCCGCGCTGCGCCAGCAGGTCGCGACCGTCATCGGTCCGGTGGCCAAGCCCAAGCACGTGGTGGTGGTCCGCGACCTCCCCAAGACCCGCAGCGGCAAGATCATGCGGCGCATCCTCGGCGACCTGCTCGAGGGCAGGGCACCGGGCGACACGACGTCCCTGTCCGACGAGCGCGCCGTCGACGCCGTCCGCGACGGCATCGCAGCCCGCCGCGCCAGGACGACGACCAGCACCGCAGCCCGCTGA